The Oncorhynchus masou masou isolate Uvic2021 chromosome 14, UVic_Omas_1.1, whole genome shotgun sequence region ATACTAACCATTGATCAAATACGCATGGCTATATTAGTTGAATCCTACAAACTCCAAAACAACGCATATTAACAACTGTTACACGATTGAATGCAGTTTTTTCGGTAACAACCAACTTTAAAAAATGAGTGCAAAGAAAGGGTTAAACAAAAAGGAAACGTTGGTTGGTCAAGACCGTCGGACGGAAGGCCGTTCGGCTAGCCAATTTATTAGCTATCTAAATAATGCTTTTATTTGACATTGGTTGCAAAAATACATACTAACAAGGACATAAACAATTTGAATGTATCTACCTAGCTAAACAAGCTCGCCACGCACTGTCCGTTTCACCAGAAATAATACTAGCTAAAGCAAATGTGAATTACCATGGCACacggctaacgttagctagcaaatcCTAGCTAATCACAGACGACTTTCACTTTTTTTTAACCCAAAACCTCCCAGATATAAATCTGCTAAACCGATATTTTACACCAGTATACAATCTTGCAGTATCAAATCTTATACAAGGTTAAACATGTCATTGTTTGTTAATACAATTGTTTAACAATCATAGCTACAAGAATCTTTAAAAGAAAATCCTATTCCCGATGAAAACCCTAGCATGATAGCGCACAGCTCGTTACATACTCCATGACGGTTTACTGTCAGCAGTCTAGCTTGATAATAATCAAGACAAGAAAATCCTTCATTCGTTTTGCATTGAAGACAAATGTCATGTTTGTAAATACATGAAAAAATATACAATAACTTGTAGAGAAATTTTACCTTACCTTCGGTGAGAGCGCCCTCTTTCTCATTTCGTGCAATCAGTTGCAAGGGATTCTGGAGTGCTGCAGACGCACAAGAGCCAGCTACTGTTGCAGTTCACCACTGGTTGATAATCCTATTGCATGCTCAATTGCAAATGTGTTTGTACTAATGCATTTTTAGAATGTATGAAACTGATATGTTAGCAGTGCTACTGTAGATCAATCGCTACGTGGCCCAGACAAGGTCTCGCGCGCACTTACGTTACCGACCTCACTCATCCCAGGCACTGACAGGCAGGCCGCTGTCTGGGTTGGGTAGGGGCGCCACAATTTTTTCGTCTCCCCTCCAAACCAGACAGGGCACAATGCGCGCACTCGTGTCTGTCCCCATCTTTAGCCGGGAATTTATAAGAAAACCAGAGCTGGATTAGACACGGAATCAGTTAATGGAAAAGGCGTACTGCATGAAATGTACATCTAAATGGCAATGCCCAGATGTCGGAGATTTGTTGGATACAGTATTTCACCACATACATTTCTTCCATTGCCCATTTCCTGGACATGGAAGCCTGTAAGGATGGATGTACTAACCAAACACATTAGATTAAGACTGCTCCGTTGTTCGTCTGTAACCACCCTTCTAAAATGAAGTGTAATAATGTGCAACTGTATATTTAGCAACTTTCCCCTCTGACCTAGGTACTGAAATGTGTAATTTTCATTTGAATTATGCCAATTACGGACATACGAATAAGTTAATTATATTTTAATATTTACTGTAGTGCCCACAACTGACTGTAAAACAGGAAATCATACTTACATCGTGTAAACGACAGAATGATGTACCGTTTTAAAAAAAAAGCTCCCATTATGCAAATGTCTGTGCTCACATGTTTACAACCTATATCAGgttgttaggctaggaggtgagAGGCAATAACAAAAACATCTGATATGTAATAGAAATATAAACCTAAAACTGGCTACCACTACTTTAGTTAGTGTATAAACTACATTGAATGTATTTATGCAATGGTAGCCTAACAATGTTTCTGTTCTCTGCCTCAATGTATACCTCAAAAACAGATGCTTAGGGAGTCCTTTCAACCTCTATACAGAATTTACACAATGGCAGACAGAAGTTAAATCTGGTCTACATTTTATATTTATGCACTCAAGTACAGGTATTCAGAAATTGGATGCAAAACTCAATACACTTACAAATGAGAAAACCATAACAACCATGTCACGTTTCACAGACAAAATAACAGTCACTGGCCTATAGAAATAAGAATTTTATTGTTAAGTTGAGACATTGAGTGGAATGCGATGGCTTACATATCCTCCCTCCAAAATAAAGACACAACGACATACTTTAAAAGAACGAGGGAAGGATGCAACCCTTGACCATCTTACAGGCACGTTTCATACCACTGGGCTTGGAGGGCCATGGATGAGGTGGTGCGGACAGTGTGCTGGTAAACCAAAGATTATTCTGTAGAGAATCCAATCAAGTAGAGGAGAGTGCAGCACTGGGATGCCATGGCAATCAAACTGGGAGGATTTTAGGAAAGCTGGCTTGAGAGGACATTTGACAGGCCATCTCAATAGACAGTCAAAGGGATGGGTAAATTCAGTCATATTTACAATATATGGCTCTGGATAGATTAGTTCAGATCATTTGTTTGTAGGTCATTTAAAGTTATGAGTGGGAAAACAAGGGTGCTTTGGATCCCACACTACTTTAGTGTATAGTAGCAGGATCTTATTCACCCAGGGAAGTTTGATTGGCTGAGATTCATGTAAATCCAGTTGATTAAATAGCGTGTCCTCTCAGATCAATAAATCCCCAGTATTGTGATTGCGGTGGTGGTTACAATAGGGCTAAAATGTTCCATCTCTCTCATGATATTCCAAACAGCTCTTTCCCTAAATTAACAATTACAACTTCGTCATATCACAGGCCCCTCGGTCACTGCGCTGAATTTGCTAGACAAAGATAATTTACTGCATCACCAATTTTGTTTTTTTGACAGAACTTACTATATGTAGTTTACCATAGATCATGCCCCAggctccctcctcccccacacaCTGACCAAACATCAGAACTTTACCACACTCCGAAGCTGAAATTATTATTTCACCAGTCCATAGTTAGTGGGAGGAGCGTGTGTAAAGGTGGACGCCCATTCCCCTCCACGGTCCATGCATTTGCTGGTCACAGGGAGGGGCggttaggtcagggtgtctgggtcTCACTGGGGCAGCTGCAGGAGTGTGCCCTGGCCGGCAGGCAGGTAGGTGACGTTGCGGGAGCGGGACAGCTGGAAGGCGATGTCCTCGGCAGCCTCCAGCTTACGCAGCTCTACCAGGCCATCTCCAGCCTCCTGCAGAGAGTTAGCAATGAGCAGGGCGGCCTGGGAGTCACCCTCTGCTGAGATGATGGCTGCCTGTTTCTGTTGCTCGGCCTGGGGAAGTAGAGAAGAAACACACTTTACTTCTATTCAGCCTTTATGAAGGTGTGCAACGTCAGAATCCCTTGGTTGTTTAGGGTCACTTCCAGATGAGTGTATTAAATGCACATTCATCATTCTTATCACCTTACAGAATAAATCTCTGTCAATGTCTCAAACAAACCCTCTCATTTTTACCTTCTCCACGACAAACCTGGCCCTCTCGGCCTCCTGCTGAGCCACCTGCTTCATCTCAACAGCCTCTGTGAACTCCTTACCGAACGTCAAGTGTGTCTGAGGAAGGAGGAACATGATGTCTTCAATTAAAAACCACAGAACATGTACAAGTGATGACCAGACCCACTGAGTAAAACACTTGCTTCCTTCCTCATTAAAACGGTGAAATGAAACATTTGGGCAGAAAAGTATTGTTCTCACAAGGTAGTGTTATTCAACATTGTAAATCATAGGAATGTCATTTTGAGTGTTCTATCCCTTTAAACTGCTCACCAGTGAGACATCGTCCAGGATGAGGCCGAAGGTGTTGGCTCTTTCTGTCAGGTCGTCACTGACCTGCCGGGACACCAGCTCTCTCTGGGTGATGAGCTCACCGGCATCAAACCGGGCCTGtgaggtacacacacaaacacacccatatAAACACGCAAAGAAATAACAGGATAGTGTAGACTTCACTGCAACCCAATGCCACTCAGCCGGGAGTCTTTTTACCCAAAACTCCAGGGTAAAACCATAAAGGAAATGTGGCATTAGTCTAACACTCACCACCACGGACTTGAGGACCTCTGTGGTGATGGATGGCAGTACCCTCTCGTCGTAGTCTTCTCCGATGCTGGTGAAGATGCGTGGGAGCTGGCTAGTCACAGGCCGGAAGAGGATACGCAGTGTGATGTTCACATTCTGCAGATCTGGGGGT contains the following coding sequences:
- the LOC135554004 gene encoding prohibitin 1-like, with translation MAKLFESIGKLGLALAVGGGVVNSALFNVDAGHRAVIFDRFRGVQDAVVGEGTHFLIPWVQKPIIFDCRSRPRNVPVITGSKDLQNVNITLRILFRPVTSQLPRIFTSIGEDYDERVLPSITTEVLKSVVARFDAGELITQRELVSRQVSDDLTERANTFGLILDDVSLTHLTFGKEFTEAVEMKQVAQQEAERARFVVEKAEQQKQAAIISAEGDSQAALLIANSLQEAGDGLVELRKLEAAEDIAFQLSRSRNVTYLPAGQGTLLQLPQ